The Synechococcus sp. RS9916 DNA segment GATGCAGAGCATCGATCTGGCCGACGAACTGATCTGTGACAACACCGCCGATGGTCAGATCCATCTCAGCTGCGACGTCGAAGGTCTCAGCACCGGCGGGGACAACCTGATCACCCGCGCAGCAGAGCTGTTGCGCAGTCGGTCGGGCTTCAACGAACTGGGTGCTTCGATCCAGCTCAAGAAAAAGATCCCCATCGGGGCCGGTCTGGCGGGGGGCTCCAGTGATGGTGCTGCGGCGTTGGTGGCGCTCAACATCCTCTGGGGTCTGGGCCATGCGCCCGCAGACCTCGAAGTGATGGCGGCAGAGCTCGGTTCGGACATGCCTTTCTGTATCCGCGGGGGCACACAGCTCTGTTTCGGCCGGGGTGAACAACTCGAGCCCTGCTCCCCAGCGGATCAGGCCATGGGCATCGTGTTGGTGAAGGATCCGAGCGTCAGTGTCTCCACCCCCTGGGCCTATGGCGAGTGCCGCAGGCTGCGCGGTGCGTCCTATCTCGAAGGTGACGCAGCTTTTGCTGAGCGCCGCCAAGGTCTGCGGGCGTCTGATTGGCTCAACCCGTTGCGGCCTGACACCCCCCCTCCACTGCAGAACGATCTCCAGACGGTGGTGGCGCCGCAGACGGCCTCGGTGCGCACTGCACTCGCGTTGCTGGAAGCCCTTCCAGGTCAGCTGCGGGTTGCGATGAGCGGTTCAGGGCCAAGTTGCTTTGCTCTCTTTGCCAATCGAGAGCAGGCCGATCAAGCGCTGGAAGCCCATCGCAGCAGCTTTGAGCAGGCTGGCTTGGCCTGCTGGAGTTGTTCGATGCAGCCTGAGGGCGTCAAGCTGGCCCCATGAGCAGTCAAGACAGCAACGCCAAGGGGGTCGACGATCCTTCCTCTGAGGGAGATTCAGCCGCCTCCAAGAGTGCAGAGGACACGGTCGCCAGCAAGCCGCGCAAAGGCCCCCTCAGCTTTTTGTCGGGTTCGGCTACCAGCCTGGTGCTGGCCTGGTTCAGCTGGGGGTTCAGCAAGCGAATGGTGCTGTACTTCGCAGAACACTCGACCCATTTCAGTT contains these protein-coding regions:
- the ispE gene encoding 4-(cytidine 5'-diphospho)-2-C-methyl-D-erythritol kinase, with amino-acid sequence MTATVRVLAPAKINLHLEVLGLRADGFHELAMVMQSIDLADELICDNTADGQIHLSCDVEGLSTGGDNLITRAAELLRSRSGFNELGASIQLKKKIPIGAGLAGGSSDGAAALVALNILWGLGHAPADLEVMAAELGSDMPFCIRGGTQLCFGRGEQLEPCSPADQAMGIVLVKDPSVSVSTPWAYGECRRLRGASYLEGDAAFAERRQGLRASDWLNPLRPDTPPPLQNDLQTVVAPQTASVRTALALLEALPGQLRVAMSGSGPSCFALFANREQADQALEAHRSSFEQAGLACWSCSMQPEGVKLAP
- a CDS encoding DUF3082 domain-containing protein, producing MSSQDSNAKGVDDPSSEGDSAASKSAEDTVASKPRKGPLSFLSGSATSLVLAWFSWGFSKRMVLYFAEHSTHFSSSIAQSIATALKTLMTGMCFLATFSFAFIGLGLFLVFLRSLFIGEQPDAA